In Salvelinus namaycush isolate Seneca chromosome 12, SaNama_1.0, whole genome shotgun sequence, the DNA window AAAAATTTGGAGTGCAATTAGTACTGTTGATTACAATGCCTTGGGCAGTTCATGGTCTGCTGCACTCTGGAGTCAGAGTCGATATTGATGTGGTCCTGAAATCCTGCACGCAGCGCAGCACGTCTGCCGCTACGAGCTGTTTTTGCGGTCCAGTAGGGGAGATAGTGAGTGACAACACGAACAGAAACAGTGACAACAAGAAATCGAGATTTGCCCGGGGTTTATTTGGCCACATCTGGGCAAATCAATTATCTAAGCCCTCGTAAGTAAGAGTAAAACCGTAATCTCCTCAAATCCATCACCATGCGCCTTGGTTGTTACCAGATTAATTTAGAGGATCAATCTTAATCCCTATAGTTTAATTATATCCAGCAGAGACCGATATCACACGACGTAAGTCAGATTGGTACGATCTGAAAGTTGTTGGgggcaggggaggagagggggaggaatgaTATAAGAATGTACCCTGAGGAGAGGGAACCATCTGTTGAAAGAACACCCTCAGCGTATCAGAGATCTGGCATACACCCACTGCTGGATTTAGCCTACTAACAATCCCTGAACTATGAAATATGACTGTCCATAATCAGAATATAAGGAGTTAAGTTCCACCAGTATTACTTGGTGGAAGAGTTTCATTTAGTCTCTTTCCTCTGTAGTGGTGGTTGATAATTGTGTGTCAACTCTCAATCGGATTCTATTGCTTCAACAGGAACAAGAAATGAACTTTCTGGGCCCTCGGTTGTTCAACTGCCACACAGAGCACAGGAATCTACAGTAGTCTTGTTGATGGCTTTCACCATGATGTGCAGCAGGGTGACATTACACGAGCCCCATAACGGTGACTACAGGAGTCCTACGAGAATTGACCCCCGCAGGAACTCAATTCCACCAGCACAGACTCTCACAGCCAAACACCTCCCTAGACCACCCCCAGAATCAACATGCTTCACCCCATATCCAAAGAGGGTACCTATTGCAGAGTCAATTTTGTTCATTTGTGTTTTGGGATATTGTTCAGTGGGTTGTGTTGACACTGGATACTGTTTCCAACACAAATACATTGTAGATCATGTATGTAATGTATGAGTCAGTCAATTAATTGTTCTAACATATTTTTTTCAGGTTGCAGCAAAAACCAACATGGCTTTGACAATGCTCCACTCCACAAGGATCTCTCTCATCCCCAGCTCAAATAACAACAACCATGACAACTTCCCAGTTCTCTCACCCCAGCCAGCCCCCTCTGCATCCCCCCAGCCACAACCCCAGAGCCCTGGCCCCCATCAGGTTGTTGCAGGATTGATCAGCCAGGAGGTAGACACCTGCCAGTACATCATCCCAACTGAGGAGCCAGAGGAGCCAGCCACTTCTCACCGTGGACGCCACCTCAAGCGTTTCAGCTCCAGGTGGTACTCAGGCGCTCCCTTTGGTGGCCCCTTTGGTAGCACCCGTAGCTCCGCCCATGGCACAAGTGGTGAGAACAAGCCCCACAAGCCACACTGCAAACTCCTAGGTGACGAGAGGCCAAGTTATGGCACAGCCAACAAGCAGCGTCAGCGCTACGTCACCAAAGACGGGAAGTGTCGGGTCAACCTGGGCCCTATCGAGGACAAGAGCCGTTTCCTCTTGGACATCTTCACCACTCTGGTGGACTTGAAGTACCGTTGGTTCCTCTTTGTTTTCACCATGTGCTACGTTGTCACATGGGTGGCCTTTGCCGAGATCTACTTCCTAGACGCCTGGCTGCGGGATGACGTGGCCCACGTCCACGACCCTCAATGGCAGCCGTGCTTCGAGAATGTGGACAGTTTCATCTCCGCCCTGCTTCTGTCGGTGGAGAGCCAGAGGACCATTGGCTATGGCTCCAGATTGGTGACGGCCAACTGCATGGAGGGTGTGGTTCTCCTCATGGCCCAGTCTATCATTGGCTCCATCATCGATGCCCTCATGGTTGGCTGCATGTTCGTCAAGATCTCCCGGCCTCAGAAAAGAGCCCAGACTCTGATCTTCAGCAAGCACTGTGTCATATCGGAGCGCGACGAGAAACTCTGCCTCCTCTTCCGCATTGGAGACCTGAGGGCGAGTCACATGGTGGACGCCAAGATACGAGCCAAGTTGATCAAGTCCAGACAGACCAAGGAAGGGGAGTTCATACCACTGGAGCAGTCAGAGATCAACTTGGGCTACGATACCGGAGGAGACAGGCTCCTGTTGGTCGAGCCACAGACCATCACACATGTCATCAACGAGAGCAGCCCCTTCTGGGAAATAGGGGCTGAGCGTCTGACAAGGGAGAGATTTGAGATCATCATCATTCTGGAGGGAATCGTGGAGGCGTCAGGTTGGTTAGCTTTGAATGTTAGAATGTGACCTCAAATTATATCTAAAATCATTAGAAAAAAATTTAATGCCATCATGTCTGTGACTGTAGCATAAGAGATAGATATGTAAAGATTAAATGTCTCATAAATGCTTTCCTGTGCAAAATGTGGGGGAAAATGTGGTCTCTTCTGTGTTGTAGGTATGATATGCCAAGCCAGAACCTCCTACACTGAGGACGAGATTCTGTGGGGCCACCGATTTGAATCCTGCATGTCTCTGGAAAAGGGGTCTTACCGGGTGGACCGTGGTGCATTTGACAAAACCTTCACAGTACAAACTCCCACCCTTAGTGCTAAAGAGAAAAGTGATGAAAAAGAAGAGGTCCTCTTTTAGATAATAGAACTGTACTATTCACACTGAGCAAACAGCCCTTGTATTAATAGAATTTAAAGGCCAAGTTCCCTGTGAATGCCCTTAGTTCCCTGCCCTCCCTGAGACAAACTTTCCTGTTGTCTCTAATATTGTGGACAAACATTCTTCAAAAGAGTAAGACTTATACATTCGCATGATAATCTACACCCTCAACCAGAATTTGAACTGTGTTTACAGGGACAGCATTCATGTGGGTGATTTACACAGAAGTTAGTGTAGTAATGAGTATGCAGCCATGACTCCGTGCTTTGTTAGATTACAATACtgtttatgtgtctgtgtctagttTATAGTTCATAATGGATAGTTGTAGTTCATTATGCATACATTTGTAAACTGCTACCTCCCAAATCATAGAAATATGGAGCCAATCATTATAGGTGTTGAAACTGCTTCCCTCTTGTTTTTGTCaagatttttgttgttttgaaagGTTAAATCTGTAGTCTGTTTTAAATCACAATGTCACATGTATTTCATAGTGATTGTGAATTCATGATGATGTAGTGATAAGGCCATAATGTTTCAAAATGTGATACATTTGAATGATGTCAGTGTTGTTCAGCTGTTACATTTACATCAGGGACAGAGTAAATATATTACACATATCCGTCCTCTACAGTGCCTTAAAGTGTCCTCCACCAGTTTTCTAATATGGTTGCCTTTTGACATATTAAACTTTGATTTTTTTTCCTGACAAGTCATGACATTTGTCCCTCAAAAAGGGAATAATTATTTATAGGTTCCCCCCCAGTCTATCCaatatttttggggggaaatACATCAAACACTGATTTAATCACATAAATGGTCCTCTCATTGACAGACTACAACTCTACTGCTAATATATACTGCAGTTGCTGATTTGTTAATAGAATAGACGATAATAGATTATTTATTGTCCATTTGGTTCGAAGGTAAAGTCGTCTTCTGCCTATTCCCCAACACTCCCAGACATACACAGTTGAGAGgctgtagggagaaggcagaCTGCAAGATATTTAGTCCTTTCAGTATTACTTATTTTTATTGCTTCTGTTTTGTTCAGTATTTCTCACTTTTAAATCGCAAATCTGGCCTAGGCGTGGACAGAGTCTTGGGCATAGTGGAACTTTGCTTTTGATTGGTTTATGTGAGTTGGCTTCTTCAGCCTGCACAGTGCCTGAAGGGTTTTGGTGCTGCTAGCTAGTTAGTCAGATGTTCTCAAAATCAAACATGGCGTCTTTCGTGACAGAAGTCCTTGCTAGTTCTGGTAAACTTGAAAAAGAAGACCTCAAAAGCTGCTAAAATTAGCAAGCGATCACGGAAAGTAGAGGAAACTAAGGTAAACAGGCGAGTTTAGCTAGCTCACACTAACTAGACAGCGAAATAACTAATGTAAACTAGCCCgcgaaataaacaaaacaattgGGCTAACTTTTATCACAAAGCAAACAAAATCTTGGGTTTTATCGTTCGAAACCGTCTTGCTAGGCTGACTAGCCCAATCTAACTAGCTAGCGAACAGAAACCCCGAGGATGACTGGACTAACTAGCTAAATTAGCGAGCGAACATTATCCCGATTATGACACGATTTGctttctagctagctacacagaacagaaatataaacgcaacatgtaaagtgttcgtctcatgacctgaaataaaagatcccctaAATTTTACATACGCACAAAAATCTTTCTCTCCAATTgagtgcacaaatttgtttacatccctgttggtgagtatttgtcctttgccaagataatccatccacctgataggtgttgTGTATGAAGAAGCTGATtcaacagcatggtcattacacaggtgcaccttgtgctggggacaataaaagacctctaaaatatgcagttttgtcacaacacaatgccacagagggagcaggcaattggcatgctgactgcaagaatatccaccagagctgttgtcagagaatttaatgttaatttctctaccataagccacctccaatgtcgttttagtgattttggcagtacgtccaccTGGCcccacaactgcagaccacgtgtaaccacgccagttcAGGACCACCACATCCGGCGGCTTCACCTACAGGATTGTCTGAaaccagccaccaggacagctgatgaaactgaggagtatttctgtctgtaataaagacctttttttttttttaccacaatttggtgatatccaattggtagttacagtcttgacccatcgctgcaactcccctacagaCTCACTTAAGGTCGAGAggcatgcatcctccgaaacacgaccctgccaagccacactgcttcttgacacactgctcgcttaacctggaagccagacgcaccaatgtgttggaggaaacactgtacagttggcgaccgaagtcagcttgcaggcgcccagccCTCCACAAgtagttgctagagcgcgatgggacaaggaaatcccggccggccaaaccctctcctaacccatACAACGCTGGGCCTATTGTGCGCCCCCTCattggtctcccggtcacggccggctgtcaCACAGCCTGGGATCTAACCCAGGGCTGTAGTGacgcgatgcagtgccttagactgctgcaccactcgggaggctgtaataatgcccttttgtggggaaaatctAATTCCGATAGGCAGGGccttgctccccagtgggtgggcctataccctccaaggcccacccatggctacacccctgcccagtcttgaaatccatagattagggtctaatgacttgatttaaattgactgatttccttacatgaactgtaactctgtcaaattgttgcatgttgcgtttatttttttgtttggtATAAATATTAGCTGTAAATCTAATGTTAGCTTTCTAGCCACAAGGAGTCGCTGTTAGCCAATTGCTTGCTATCTAATGTTACCTTGGTGCCAATGCCACAGCTTTGTCTGTGGAAGCTTAGCAAGCTGACCACAGGCCAAGGATCATGCCAAAGTAGCTGTAGCAACCTAGCTTCTTGACAAGGTTATCTAGCAACGTGTTCTGAACAAGTTAGTAAGAAGCATGGTAGTTAGGTTACTCGTGGCCATTCCACACAGAAACAGCTGTTCAGTGTTGAATGATGTGTCATGGTTGTCTTACCTACTCTGCCCACATTGAAAAATAATATATCTTGCTTTTTTATCAGGGGTATTTATGCAATGTGGTATAGCTTTCAGACTCTTCTCATCATTGCCTTACACTTTGATTATTTCCCTCTGATTATTTGCCTCAATCTCACTATCtgtgtttctctctatctccccatAGGAAGAGGTATGTGACATGATCAACAAGAGATACAATGAGTTTCTACCCAGCATGCAGGGGGCAGAGGTACTCATGGGACAGGCTGAAGAGGTTTCTAAAGAAATTGATGTCCTCAAAAGCTGCATTGAGACAGAGGTAAGCGTCATGAACTGTTCATGAGTCATTGGCAATCTCCTTGTGTTTTTGGGAGGTGTTACCGAACTGACACAGTTGGCAGAGACATACTATTAAAAataagtgtatgtgtgtttacagGTGCAGCAGAATCTACATACAGCCGTGACAGAATATGCCAAGCTAAAGCAGCAGCTGGAGAGAAACACTACTGTCATTGCCATGCTCAGGCACCTAGAAGAGGTAGCTCACAGCTGTAGCCCTACAGGCTCACAGTCATGTACAGTTAAATTCTGTCTTGGGGCATACCATTGGAGAGGCATGCAagatacttttgtgtatataaagtgtatgtgaacaccccttcaaattagtgtattcggctgtttcagccacacccgttgctcacaggtgtataaaatcgagcacacagccatgcaatcttcatagacaaacattggccttactgaagagctcagtgactttcaacgtggcaccgtcataggatgccacctttccaacaattcagttcgtcaaatttatgcacttctagagctgccccagtcaactgtaagtgctgttattgtgaagtggaaacacttaggagaaacaacggctcagacgcgaagtggtaggccacacaagctcacagatcaTGACCACCAAGTTATGAAGCGCGTACCGCGTAaaagtctgtcctcggttacaacactcactacaaCATtcaataccgagttccaaactgcctctggaagcaacgtcagcacaagaactgttcatcgggaacTTCAtgtaatgggtttccatggccaagcagccgcacacaagcctaagatcaccatgcgcaatgccaagcgtcgtctgaagtggtgtaaagtggtgttCCACTGctccaccattggactctggagcagtggaaacacgtcctctggagtgatgaatcacacttcaccatctggcagaccgacggacgaatctgggtttggcggatgccaggagaacgctacctgtcccaatgcatagtgccaactgtaaagttgaggaggaataatggtctgcacagagctctgacctcaaccccatcgaacacctttgggattaattgaaatgctgactgtaagccaggcctaatcgcctaacatcagtgcctgacctccctaatgctcttgtggctgaatggaagcaagtccctgcagccatgttccaacatctagtggaaagccttcccagaagagtagcagcaaaggggggaccaactccatatgaatgcccatgatGCTGGAGTGAGATGTTTGACaatcaggtgtccacatacttttggtcatgtagtgtatttgttTGGAGACGCTTTTCCCACGTCGGAGAGTATATCCGTGGTCGGTGGACGGCTTGGATGAGGAAATCATTGTTTGCATTGCCCAGGAATTAATTAAATTGTTAGATGCTACCACCCTCCCCTCCAAATCAAATGGATGTCAGTGTTTGCGCGCATACGTTAATTAACAATTGGATGTAATTCTTTTGTGGGTGACGCAAACAACGATTTCTTTATCAGTATCATCCACCGACTACGGATGGTACTCTTTGACTTGGGAAAAGCATCGCCAAACAGGCACAGGTACGGGTTGGCAAATATCTCGCAAGTTGGCTATATGTTATGGGCTACTCCCCACTGTAGCCCTAACCTGTTCCCCACTGATATCTACACATGGCCCTGTTAAACTGAATGGTGTTATTTATCATAATGCACAAATGTAAATGTCAATGCATTTTTACATGTCATACATTTTCTTGTTAATTTTTCTGTTCAATTTAGTTTCACATTGCAATGGAGGAGTTTCACAAAGCCCTACTGGAGAAGAAGTATGTAATTGCGGCCAAACAGTTAGAAAATGCCCGGCACAGTGCAGACTCTCTGAAGGCGTGGAAAGGCTCTGAGCTGCCTCTGCTGAGAGGACTCAGCTCAGAGCTCACTGTCCAGAGAGAGAACCTCATCTACCATctgggggacgagtggaagagaCTGGCCGTCTGGAAACTGCCTCCTTCCAAAGGTAAAAAGGCTACCAGGCATCATATAGATTAGGGTAGACCCTGGGCTGATGCTTGGCCTCATAAGTAGTGTCATTCTATGGCAATTGTGTTGAGGATAAGTAGGTTGCCTGAGGTGTGTCAGCTGCACTCCAAAGGGTACAACATGGAATCCTCCGatataaatatattatttaaaatgtgttttgtacatttttattttaaaggCGGTAAATTGCACTTCATTCATGCCACCACAGACACTGGTTGTGTGTGTCCATCCATCCTCTCAGAGCCGACGGGGATGAAGTCGTTCCTGAAGACTGAGCTCCAGCTGACCCTGGGCGGGACCAAGGAGCCCCAACAGAGCCCTCCgcctctgctctcctgtgtcCTCCAGGCCCTGACCATCCAGGGGGAACTCCAACACAAGATCAAACTCTTCAGTAAGACCCAGTGTCCAGTCAGTCAATGTTTTTCTTACTGTAAAGCTGACAGAATCAAATTATTTGAATACAGATCATTTTCTGTTTGAATTAGTCTGACTATTGAGTTTTAATAATCTGGAATGCCTCTCTGTTCTGTACATACACTGTGAGGCTGCTTCCATAGCATCCTGTTAGTCCATCATGAGACAGCCAGCCTCTCCCCGCTCTAGGCCAGGTGCTGCTGAAGTACCTGCTGAAGCCGCTGATCACGTACCCCTCTTGAACGTGGAGGTATCGGAGCAGCAAGGTGAGggcaccctgctctctctccagtTTGCCGAGACCCCCGATGAGCACCCCAGCCCCTCACAGGTCTACACCAAGGTCCTGATGGTACTCAAGaccttacacacacacctgctaGGTAGGCACCCTTGCTAATACTCCTAATTGTTGGTCATTTAGCGCTGGTCGAGATCCTTTAGTCATAGAAAATATGAAACCAGTTGCTATGCCAGCCACCATTTCAGAGCACTACCATTGGCCCTATAACGACATGTATCTTTTGCTTTGCAGACGTATCAGTTGGTGAGAGAAAAGTGTCTGTGATACTCGGAGACCTGGTATGGCAGGAGATGTCTCATTGCATCATCCATGAGTGCCTCCTGTACTCCATCCCAACCAATAGCTGCCAGCTtgaacagtacagtgcagtatgtatcaAAGGCTAACCAAGTACTCcaaatacacctctatacactCAATATGCACAAACAATTCATTTTAAAGGCAATACAGTCGGTTTTATCAAAGAGATACAAATCCCTATATTTTTGGAACTAGTGACTTGATATAGAACAAGGAGACTTCTTATTCTGTCATTCATTAATACCACTATGTTTGTTCTCACCCCTAGGTGATCAAAGAGACGGAGGAGTTTGAGAAGTCCTTGAAGGAGATGCAGTACCTCCGAGGAGACTCCACCGAGCTGCTCAAGTATGCCCAGGACGTCAACTGCCACTTTGCCAGCAAGAAATGCAAAGACGTGATCGTGGCGGCACGCAAGCTGATGACCTCCGAGATGCACAACACCGTCAaagtgtgttatgttctcctgcaGTCTATCCATGGTCTTATCTTTGTGGTTTCTAATTATTAAGTACACTGACAATAGCCATGCAGCTGACACCTGATGTACACAGTATGTGGTTTGCTTGCCACTGCAACATGTGAATGCATGTTCTAAATCAGAACATACAGATACCCAGAGAAGAAAATAAATGCAGCTGGGACAGGTGAACTGCTTTGCATCTTGCACTGCAGGTAAATGCACAGAGGTTATACTCGAATGTACTTCTAACATAATTTCCTGCCAACAGATCGCCCCAGATTCTAAGCTTTCCGTCCCCATGCTGCCCAGCCCTGGCTCTGGAGACATCAAGGGCAAGCAGGGGGCCAAGAAGCTTGAGGCGTCCAGGTTGGAGAACGAGAAGCAGCTGGGTGCGCGGACGctgtgcctgcctgtgtgtcgCATCAGTGAGTCGGTGCAGCAGCTGATGGAGCTGGCCTTGCACACACTGTCCGAGGCTGTGGGAAGCTCCAGCCAATGGTACGCTCTCATGTTACGCAGCACCATGTTACCCACTGTCACTGCACATGATGACATGATATTAACTCTTCAGATTTAGCCCAGTGTTTCACTAaagttgtttgtgttgcaaaaaTTACAAATGATTTCCTTCTCTAATATTTGTCCCTCAAAGTGCTACCCAACTGTTCTTCACAGTGCGGAATATATTCCAGCTATTCTATGATGTTGTGCCTACATACCATAAGTGAGTATATTcagttttcttcttcttttttaatGCTGTTTATGTATAATCAATTTCAGAATGAGCatttcctcctctctgtctcactgacttctctctgtctctctgctctccagaGAGAACCTGCTCAAGTTCCCACATCTGGCGGCCATCCAGCACAACAACTGCATGTACATCGCCCACCACCTGCTCACCCTGGGCCACCAGTTCAGTCCACGCCTGCCTGACCCCCTCAGTGAGGGTGCTGCCACCTTTGTGGACCTGGTGCCCGGCTTCAGGAAACTGGGTAAGGGAAGGAGCGTGTCCCATGGCTCGCCCAGCATTAGCATGGCTACACACTTGATGGGCTTTTGTGGAGGTTgagctgttttttttatttccaAAAAGGATAATGAGACCAGGGAGATATGAGTCAATCATGTTCTAGCGACATCTCAACGCCAAAGTAGATGAAAAGCGAATGTACACTTCTAGCTCTGACTAGCAATATTCCCCAGGCGCTCATTGCTTCCTGGCCCATCTGAACGTCCAGAGAACAGAGATGCTGGAGCGTCTCTCCACCGCACGCAACTTCTCCAACCTGGATGACGAGGACAATTACTCTGCAGCCAGCAAGGCCGTCAGGCAGGTCAGTGTTCAAGTAAACCGGCAATATCGCTGGAAGAGATCTACAATTGTGAGTATGATAACTGTAGCCACAAATATGGAATTATATCTGCAGTATTTTAAAATAAGTTGTCTCAAAGGGCAACTATCAGCCAGACATTCTAAAATGGTGAGTTAAGCATCAGTTAAAGGCATTGTTCAACGAATTTTTTTAAGTAAGCATGATTAGCATAGCAGGAGGCCATTAATTTTTGGGACAATGCTAATTATGCTAACTCCTGGCTGTGGCAAAAGTAAACGAAAGATTATTGTGGATGCTGTCACTACTGGCCTACAGACACAACCCAAGGTAAGAGGAATTTGACAAAAACATAAATGTtggctgaactatccctttacGATTCAGATCAAAAGTTAGCA includes these proteins:
- the LOC120056491 gene encoding G protein-activated inward rectifier potassium channel 4-like encodes the protein MAFTMMCSRVTLHEPHNGDYRSPTRIDPRRNSIPPAQTLTAKHLPRPPPESTCFTPYPKRVAAKTNMALTMLHSTRISLIPSSNNNNHDNFPVLSPQPAPSASPQPQPQSPGPHQVVAGLISQEVDTCQYIIPTEEPEEPATSHRGRHLKRFSSRWYSGAPFGGPFGSTRSSAHGTSGENKPHKPHCKLLGDERPSYGTANKQRQRYVTKDGKCRVNLGPIEDKSRFLLDIFTTLVDLKYRWFLFVFTMCYVVTWVAFAEIYFLDAWLRDDVAHVHDPQWQPCFENVDSFISALLLSVESQRTIGYGSRLVTANCMEGVVLLMAQSIIGSIIDALMVGCMFVKISRPQKRAQTLIFSKHCVISERDEKLCLLFRIGDLRASHMVDAKIRAKLIKSRQTKEGEFIPLEQSEINLGYDTGGDRLLLVEPQTITHVINESSPFWEIGAERLTRERFEIIIILEGIVEASGMICQARTSYTEDEILWGHRFESCMSLEKGSYRVDRGAFDKTFTVQTPTLSAKEKSDEKEEVLF
- the LOC120057432 gene encoding LOW QUALITY PROTEIN: centromere/kinetochore protein zw10 homolog (The sequence of the model RefSeq protein was modified relative to this genomic sequence to represent the inferred CDS: deleted 2 bases in 1 codon), with product MIIYTLNQNLNCVYRDSIHEEVCDMINKRYNEFLPSMQGAEVLMGQAEEVSKEIDVLKSCIETEVQQNLHTAVTEYAKLKQQLERNTTVIAMLRHLEEFHIAMEEFHKALLEKKYVIAAKQLENARHSADSLKAWKGSELPLLRGLSSELTVQRENLIYHLGDEWKRLAVWKLPPSKEPTGMKSFLKTELQLTLGGTKEPQQSPPPLLSCVLQALTIQGELQHKIKLFSQVLLKYLLKPLITYPSNVEVSEQQGEGTLLSLQFAETPDEHPSPSQVYTKVLMVLKTLHTHLLDVSVGERKVSVILGDLVWQEMSHCIIHECLLYSIPTNSCQLEQYSAVIKETEEFEKSLKEMQYLRGDSTELLKYAQDVNCHFASKKCKDVIVAARKLMTSEMHNTVKIAPDSKLSVPMLPSPGSGDIKGKQGAKKLEASRLENEKQLGARTLCLPVCRISESVQQLMELALHTLSEAVGSSSQCATQLFFTVRNIFQLFYDVVPTYHKENLLKFPHLAAIQHNNCMYIAHHLLTLGHQFSPRLPDPLSEGAATFVDLVPGFRKLGAHCFLAHLNVQRTEMLERLSTARNFSNLDDEDNYSAASKAVRQVIHQLKRLGTVWQDVLPVNIYCKAMGILLNTAISELIAKIMMLEDISTEDGEHLQILCQTIIEEGPLVFIPLPEENKNKKYQEEVPIYVKKWITFKELVIVLRANLQEIVDRWAEGKGPLALEFSSSDMKSLIRVLFQNTERRAVALTKIK